The genomic interval GCCCGGCCCGCAAGCGCAGCACCGAGACTCCCACCACCTGCGCGGCCTCGCTCGCGAGCACCGCGAATTCCGTTGCGGCCCAGAGCCCGGCCATCCCGGCGGCGAGCCGCCACGGCGTGTGCAGCCGGTCGTGCAGGCGGGGCAGCACGGCCAGGCCGAGCACCGCCGCGCCCGCGCAGTCGGCCAGCGCGCGCACCGGCGCCTCGGACTGCACCGGATCCGGGGCGGCAAGCACCCACGCCAGCGCGGCGCCCACCAGCGCGGCGGGGACGACCAGCAGCAGCGCCGCCCGCAGGGCGGTCGAACTGCCGCCGGTCGGCTTGCTCACTGCTGTCTGCGGGCGCTCCCGCGGCCGAGTAGCAGCACCGCCAGCAACCCGCCCAGGATCACGACCGCGGCGACGATGAACACCCACACCGGAATTCCGCCGGACTCGCCGTCCCCGGACGCGCTCGTCGCACCGGCCTTCGCCCCGGGGGTGCCGTTGCCTGGTGTGGTGAGGGTGAAGGTCCGGGTGCCGCTGACCGGGTGGCCGTCGGCGGAGGTGACGCGATACGCGATCGTGTACTGCCCGGCCGGTCCCAGCTCGCCCACCGCGACGCTGACGTCGGGCCCGCTCACCTCGGGTTCGCCCTTGTCCCAGCGGTTTCCGTCCGGTCCGACGACCGTCAGCGACGGGAAACTCGGTTGCAGATTCTCGTTGAAGGTCAGCGTGACGCGGGCCGGTCCGGCGGCGAGCTGGGCGCCGTCGGCCGGATCGGTGGCGATCACCGCCGAATGCGCGGCCGCCGGGCCCGCGGTCAGCACGGCCAGGCCACCGCACAGCAGCGCGGCCACGACGCCGGTGAGCAATCGCCGGATCATGACCGGCGGCCCCGCACCAGCGCGCCCAGTCCGAGCAGTGCGCCGACCGCGCCGAGGGCGAGGCCGATGCCGCCGAGCCAGCGGGCCGTATCGTCGGTCTCGTGCTCGTCGTCGCTGTCGTTCGCCGCGACAGTGTGCGCGTCACCGGGACCGCCTGCGGCGAGGGCGATCTCGGGGGCGGGGTGTTCCGGTTCCGAGCCGTCGGGACCCATCGGCTGATTCCACTCGACGACCTTGCCGTCGCTGTAGGTCTGGGTGGCGGGGAAGCGCACCGTGTCCTGCGTGGGCAGCGGTCCGACGGCCAGCACGAAGCGCTGGAACTGGGTGGCGCTCACGCCGGGATTGCCGGGATCGGCGGTCCAGGTGACAGCCACGATCTGGTTCTGGTCGTTCTTGTCGATCCGGGCGCTCCAGCCGGGCAGCGGTTCGGTGCGGGCCGAACTCAGGCCGGGCAGCTTGACGGTCAGGCCGGTGGTGGCGGCGGTCGCCGATTCGGTCGGGACCCGGAAGGTGACGACGGCGTAGCCGCCCTGCGTGGCGCCGGGCGCGTCGGCGGTGACGTGCGCGTCGGCGGTGCCGGTGGCCAGCAGGGCCAGTCCGGTGGCGGCGCCCGCCGCGACGAGGGCGCGCGAGATCCGCGAGATTGTGGACATGCGAGGACTTTCTCGGTCGAGGAATGAGGTGTCGGCTGCTCAGGCCCACACCGGTGGCGCGCGCGAACCGATCGCGCCGGGACGGAGAAAGCGATACGTCCGGGCCGCCGCGCCGGGCCAGCGAGCGGCCCGCGCGACCGGCGGCGGGCCCGGGACACCCGCGATGCTCCGGACGGCTTGCGAGACAGCGCGATACAGCCGCTCGGCCGCGCCGATCAGCATCGCGCACAGCAGCGCCGCGAGCAGGTGCGCGAGCAGCATCCAGCCGGAGGGGAAGGGCATCCCGCCGACCACGAGGTCCGCCGCACGGGCGGTTTCGCGCGCCGCCGCACCGTGTGCGTGCCCGACGGTCGCGGTGAGCACGGCGTGCCCGGCGAGCTGCCCACCCGTCAGCATCGCGAAAAGCCGCGCGGGTCCGACGGTTTCGGCCGCGCCCCGACCTCCGGTGCACATACCGACGGCGCCCGCCGTGAGCACCAGCAACGCCGACGAGCCCGACCCCGGATACCCACCCCCGGCCGCCCCGTGCCCAGCCACCGCCAGCACCGCGACAGCCACCCCGGTCAGCGGACCACGAACCCGCCCGGTCGACGCGACGGCCCGACCGCGGCGCGTGCCCCTCCCGGTGGATCCATCGGTCGGCCCGGGTGGCGCGGGCCGACCGCGCCGGGGCGAGGCGATGGCCGGAAAAGCTTGCCGGTCAAAGGCATACACCCGCGGAGCGGCACCGGGCGCGGTGGGTGCGGGACCCACCGGCGGGGGTGGTGGCGGACCGGGGTGGAGCATGGGAGGGGGTGGGTCAGCGAACGCCGAGGCGGGCGAGGACGTCGGCCTCGATGCCGGACAGTTCGTGGGAGATGGAGGTGTGCACCGCGCGGCGGCGCTGGGGTGGCATCTGCTCGGCGGTGCGGACGGCGGCGGTCAGGCTCTCGAGGCGGTCGCGGGTGGCGGTGACGAACTTTCCGGCATCGTCATCGTCCTTGTCCTTGGCCGCGCTGCCCTTGGCCGCGATCTCGCCGATCGCCGCATCGGCGTTGGCGATGCGGGCCTGCAGTTTGGCACCGTGCCCGCTGAAGTCGGTGAGCTGGTCGAGCCCGATGCCCAGCCGGTGCGCCCGGCGGGTGTCGAGTTGCCCGCGGACGAAGGTCGCCGCGCGATAGGCCAGCGGGGCCAGCACGGGGATCAGTACCCGGGCCACACCCAGGTACTTCTTGACCTGCCCGGCCGACAGCAGGTCGCGCTCGGCCTTCTCGGCCCGCTTCAACGCCGCCTTCTCCTCCGCCTTCAGCGTCGCGATCTGCTGCTTGGCGACCTCGCGCTGGGCGCGGATCTCGGCGCGATGGCGCTTGCGCTCGTTGCGGGCACCGAGCTTGGCCTCCAGGGCGGCCTTGTGCTTGAGTGCTTTCGCCTCGGCCTTGCGGTCCGCCCGCCCCTTGCGCTTGGTGAACAACCCCATCCGAAGGTCCTCCATTTAGTGATGCCGGTCCGCTTGCGCCAACCCTAACCGGTCGGTGTGACCGCCTGCGAGGGCACGCGGTGCCGGAGCGCCGATCGCCGGTCGGAGACCGCGGCGTGCGGTGCGGTTCGCGAGGGTGTCGGGGGTCTGGACCATACTGCATACGTGTATTCGGGCAGCGGCGATCGGAACGGTCGCGAGGACGACGGCGGGAGCGCCGAGCGGCGGGGGGCCGCGGTGCCCGGTGCGCGGGCGGTCGCGCCGGGCGTGGAGCGGGAAACACGTTCCGCCACAAGCGGTGCCGAGAGACAGCGGGTGGCCTACGTCGACGCGCGGGCGCTGATCGGGTGCCGGCACCGGTTGCTGCTGGAGGCCACCCATCCCGAGGTGCTGTCGGGCGTGGCCGAGGACGCGGGGGTCAAGCAGCGGCGCGAGGCCGCGGTGGCGCATCGCGCGCACGTGCGCGACACCCTGGTGGCGGCCGATCCCGCG from Nocardia wallacei carries:
- a CDS encoding copper resistance CopC family protein, encoding MIRRLLTGVVAALLCGGLAVLTAGPAAAHSAVIATDPADGAQLAAGPARVTLTFNENLQPSFPSLTVVGPDGNRWDKGEPEVSGPDVSVAVGELGPAGQYTIAYRVTSADGHPVSGTRTFTLTTPGNGTPGAKAGATSASGDGESGGIPVWVFIVAAVVILGGLLAVLLLGRGSARRQQ
- a CDS encoding YcnI family protein, whose protein sequence is MSTISRISRALVAAGAATGLALLATGTADAHVTADAPGATQGGYAVVTFRVPTESATAATTGLTVKLPGLSSARTEPLPGWSARIDKNDQNQIVAVTWTADPGNPGVSATQFQRFVLAVGPLPTQDTVRFPATQTYSDGKVVEWNQPMGPDGSEPEHPAPEIALAAGGPGDAHTVAANDSDDEHETDDTARWLGGIGLALGAVGALLGLGALVRGRRS
- a CDS encoding DUF6474 family protein; its protein translation is MGLFTKRKGRADRKAEAKALKHKAALEAKLGARNERKRHRAEIRAQREVAKQQIATLKAEEKAALKRAEKAERDLLSAGQVKKYLGVARVLIPVLAPLAYRAATFVRGQLDTRRAHRLGIGLDQLTDFSGHGAKLQARIANADAAIGEIAAKGSAAKDKDDDDAGKFVTATRDRLESLTAAVRTAEQMPPQRRRAVHTSISHELSGIEADVLARLGVR